From Bos indicus isolate NIAB-ARS_2022 breed Sahiwal x Tharparkar chromosome X, NIAB-ARS_B.indTharparkar_mat_pri_1.0, whole genome shotgun sequence:
CCCTCCCCAATCCATTTCCCAATGGAAGAGAGCTGAGCCAGTACCCCACCTCTGACCCTGGGTAATAAAGTTACTCACTAAAATCAAGGTTACATGTTGTAATAGGACACAAAAAGTGTAAGGTACTGCCATTCCCACCCCACCCATGGGTTCTGAGCATCCAACCCTGTCAGTCTTCACCCATTCACATTTCTTCCCCATGCCAACTCCCCCAGCACACAGTGCTGCTCACTCCTCTGtgagaaacagagactttattagGCACACAGGGTGACTGATAGGCAGAGGTTACAAAATGGCTACTGGGCTTCCTTCCAAACTGGAGTAGAGCACTCCAGGagggggaaagacagaggaacctttGTTCTCTCTGCCTTCCCCCTTCAAGGCTGCATGCGGATGGCCCCATCCAGCCGGATGACTTCTCCATTGAGGAATGAGTTCTCGATGATGGCCTGTACCAGATGAGCATACTCGGCAGGGTCACCAAGTCGGCTGGGGAAGGGCACCTGGCTGGCCAGGAAGTTGCGCACTTTATCTGGGAGGGTGGTCAACAGCGGGGTGCCAAATAGGCCTAGATAAGACAGCCAGAATCAGAGACCCACCCTCACTTTTATATCTCCCTGGTCCCTCCTCACCGTAACTCTACTTGTGGTGCTTCCCTATGTCCAGAGATAGAAGGCTGCTGCTGTTTAGATGGTAGATACCTTCCCTGCTCAATTGTCCACAGATCCCACCCAATCCCAGGTGTGGCAGGGAGGGGATATGTCTACCTGGAGCAATGGTCATCACCCGGATACCCATGGGAGCCAGATCCCGAGCAATGGGCAATGTCATGCCCACTATGCCCCCCTTGGAAGCAGAGTATGCAGCTTGTCCAACCTGGAGAGGGAGTGGAGGTCATAGGGGGCAGGGCCCCCAACAAGTCACCAAGGTACAAGCCTTGTCCCTACTCACACACCTGGCCCTCAAAGGCAGCTACGCTGGCTGTATTGATGATGACCCCACGTTGGCCTCCCTGGTCTGGTTCGTTCTGGCCCATCTCACCAGCCACCAGGCGGATCACATTGAAGGTGCCTATGAGATTCACCTGGAGGACCAGAAGAGACATGATATAGGACTTGAAGCAGAGGTAGCCTTTTGTGGGTGTGGGGACACTCACAGTCAGATACTTCTTACTACTACCCCTGGAGAACCTCTAAGGCCTTACATTGATAACTCGCTGAAAGTCCTCCAAGGTATGGGCCTGGCTTTTCTTTAAGTTATATGTCTTGCTGGCCACTGCAATGCCTGCACAGTTGACTGCCACATCCACACGGCCAAACTTTTCTCTTGCTAGAGTCAGGGCTGCTTGCACATCCTTCTCTGAGGTCACCTTCAAAGGGAAAAGTGGAGAAGGTATTCATCTACCATCACACACATACCACTAAGTCATGCAGGGGGTTGGGGGCGCAGGGCAAATCCAGTCTTCGAGTGACTGTGTAAGCAAGGGAGAGACCAAGGAAAGAAAACTCTAGAGTGAGACAAAGGTGAAAATGTTAGGTATTACAGAGCAGTGTTTCAAAACATCTTTGAAATCTATACCCTCTTTTGATAAACTTACATACCCCTGGAGATTCTCAACTGCTGTGGATCAGATAAGTTGTGAGAATTATTGATATGAATATAAACTAACTTTTTGGTACCCCTACTTGCTAATATGATTTTGTCAAACTTTACTTTCTGTAGTTTGTTTCAGGATAAGTTTTTTGactttgtaaatattaaaattacagGGCACAATAACTCTACATATCTCCTTGAGGAGATTCTGATATGGCTAatctccaacctccctccccgccctcctccctGTTGTGAATCACAGCTTTAGAAATTCTTTATCCGGAGGCGTATGAAAACAGCTCAgaccaaaagggaaaaggagatgAGTCCATTGCCCACAAAGACAGGCACCTTTATGAAAAGGAACCCCATGGGAGAGGTGAGGTAACCCCACTTACGTCGGCTGGGGCAAAGGCGCAGCTCTTCCCTAACTTCTTGGCCTGGGTCTCCCCATCTGAGTTGGGCAGGTCCAAAAGTACAGCAGtggccccctgccccaccagtCGCTCCGCTGTGGCCAAGCCTAGGCCTGAGGCTCCGCCGGTTATTAAGGCAACCAGACCCTGTGAAGAGGAGCTCGGTCAACAACTACACTGTGCAGACCACCCCCACCCATTCTCCAGGCTTCTGCGAGGGAGGCTCCCGGTCACCGCCGCGACTTGACCCAGATGTGCCTCCTCATCTTAACGATGGGACCCTCTGGGTGTCTCATCCTCAGACAGCCAGCCAGTGCACATCCACATCCAGGGCACATGCACGTGCCCCGGAGAGTTGACCTTCACCTCCCGAGCCCCACCGTCGCAATAACAGGCCTAGATAAGAGTGACGCTTTCTCCCAGCACCGATCTCTCCCCGCTGGTTCTATGGCTGCGCCGTCCCAGTGGGTGCAGAAGGGCGAAAACCCACTTACCTTCACGCTCCGACAAGCAGCTGCCATCTTGTTCAGGCCTCTCTACGGGCTGGACTGTCGGTGATTCGCTGCTTGGCCGGGGCGGAGccgcggggcggggccggcgaGGTGGGCGGTCCGCCGCTCAGCCAATCAAGTGGGTGCTGGCCTCTCGCGTCACCCGCCGCGGGGGCAAGGCCGGTCCCGGCAAGGTCCAGGCAGAAAGTCTCTACACCCGGGGAAAAACAGCGAATAGCCGCGTCGCAACACTACCACACCCCCGGGCCTTTGGTCAGGCCTGCAGCtctgctggggggagggggacaggagaTTGAGAATGTGTTCCTTACTCCTCGGAAAAAGCCTCCGTTCAAGTATAAATATATCGGAGAGACTCCTATATGCCAGCCTCTGTGTGGGGCACTAGGGATAAtagaagaataataaaataatcagagGAATAATAAAAGGTTCATGCCTTCCGAGAGGGAAGTTGGAAAGTTCAGTTGGAAAAAGAAGTAATTTCAGTACAGACACAGACAAAGGAAGGGACAAAGAACCAGATTCTAGAACCCAGGCATGGATATACAAAGATGGTGATTGTGAGAGCCACATACAGAGAAATATGTTGAGGAAGCGACTGAGAAGAACAGAGATGACCAACAGGTTCTCAGAGATACGGATGTGGAAAACCATAACAAGAGAAACTAGAAAACGACATTCTGAGACAGCTGCTGAGAAACACAAACCCAAAGAGGCATaagcagagaagcaaaaaacatcTTTGAGCCTTTGGTACTGTCTTCTATGTCTAACCATCTATTTTAAACCCCAAAGCCCAGAACACACATTTCACATTGGACCTCAACCAGAGATTGTCATTTAAGACCCAGAACACCCTAAAACATCTTTTCACCAGTATCCTAATTATAATTCTGAGCCTACCTTATCTGACTTCTTTATATACTTCTCCCCAAACCAAGGTCTTCAGACCATAACTTTAATCTGCATTTTCAGCCTCATTGAGCTgtgtatttcctttattttaagtATCTCCCTATCTGGGTCCTACCCAGGAAGACTTCCCTCTGGGCCTCCTAAATGTTGACTTGCTACCACACTCATGGTCACTACACCATATCCATGAAAGGATTTAGTACCAGATTCACAATCTTTCAGACAACATGAAGTGCCCCCATCCCTCAGTGATAGCACTCTTAACGGAGCCAAATATGGCCCAACCACAGTGCCCTCTTtgtgttctttcatttttaatttttattcaagtatagtgtattttcaatattgtgttagttgcaggtgtacagcaaagtgaatcagttatatataaacatatatccactcttttttagattcttttcccatataggccattacagagtattgagttttctgtgctatactgtagtttcttattggttatctattttatacatgttgttgttt
This genomic window contains:
- the HSD17B10 gene encoding 3-hydroxyacyl-CoA dehydrogenase type-2, which codes for MAAACRSVKGLVALITGGASGLGLATAERLVGQGATAVLLDLPNSDGETQAKKLGKSCAFAPADVTSEKDVQAALTLAREKFGRVDVAVNCAGIAVASKTYNLKKSQAHTLEDFQRVINVNLIGTFNVIRLVAGEMGQNEPDQGGQRGVIINTASVAAFEGQVGQAAYSASKGGIVGMTLPIARDLAPMGIRVMTIAPGLFGTPLLTTLPDKVRNFLASQVPFPSRLGDPAEYAHLVQAIIENSFLNGEVIRLDGAIRMQP